A single Aspergillus chevalieri M1 DNA, chromosome 3, nearly complete sequence DNA region contains:
- a CDS encoding MFS transporter (COG:G;~EggNog:ENOG410PH2P;~InterPro:IPR020846,IPR011701,IPR036259;~PFAM:PF07690;~TransMembrane:12 (i35-57o72-94i106-125o131-155i167-188o208-230i314-333o369-391i403-423o429-454i461-479o499-517i);~go_function: GO:0022857 - transmembrane transporter activity [Evidence IEA];~go_process: GO:0055085 - transmembrane transport [Evidence IEA]) — MFKKPSCLQNRRQAGEKGSAGNSNDDWSTFPVRQLFVLALCRICEPIAFMSIFPYVYHMVESFHVTDNDRKIALYAGMITSSFTFAEFSAGMFWGRMSDKIGRKPVLIMGLIGTALSMIVFGFAPNLATAMIARALGGLLNGNIGVLQTTVAEIVTVKEHQPRAYSIMPFVWCLGSIIGPAMGGALATPCEGYPWLFRRGTIFDQFPFLLPNVVCVVVLLFGIVVGFLFLEETHPEKKLRRDFGLQLGHWLVGKFWGSGVQLSEQENISDNKDYFDVPPPEYSSNESTPRLGPIMSNDDDIEGQLKKEETPKAFTKQVVFNIIAYGILAYHSVSFDQLMPVFLSTPKSDDDVALPFKFTGGLGLQTKTIGFMLAVQGVYSMIAQLWLFPFVVRHFGTLRTFRFVLCVWPPLYLVVPYLILLPAKIQMAAAYVALISKITFHVMAFPATAILLANAAPSHKVLGSINGVAASTASLSRAFGPTVTGFLHSKGLESHYSVLAWWACGIVCVIGAIQSFWMEETDPKESKPQPEEKVGHHDTKTQFQNTFSPAGKEAAKPEEEQRLLSSTRTSLDHDFDLANMNMKLDVPERPCPVEA, encoded by the exons ATGTTCAAGAAGCCTTCGTGTTTACAAAATCGGCGACAGGCTGGTGAGAAGGGCAGCGCCGGCAACAGCAACGATGATTGGTCGACTTTCCCTGTGCGCCAGCTTTTCGTACTAG CCCTCTGTCGCATCTGCGAACCAATCGCTTTCATGTCTATCTTTCCCTATGTCTATCACATGGTCGAGTCGTTCCACGTGACAGATAACGATCGCAAAATCGCCCTCTATGCCGGCATGATTACCTCGTCCTTCACTTTCGCAGAGTTCTCTGCCGGTATGTTCTGGGGCCGGATGAGCGACAAGATTGGTCGCAAGCCTGTTCTGATCATGGGTCTGATTGGCACGGCCCTCAGTATGATCGTCTTTGGTTTTGCTCCCAACCTAGCTACCGCCATGATTGCGCGCGCGCTGGGCGGTCTGTTGAACGGCAACATCGGAGTCCTGCAGACGACGGTAGCGGAAATTGTCACGGTCAAGGAGCATCAACCCCGGGCTTATTCCATCATGCCATTCGTCTGGTGCTTGGGATCTATCATTGGCCCCGCGATGGGCGGTGCGTTGGCAACACCATGCGAGGGTTACCCGTGGTTGTTCCGGCGCGGCACCATTTTCGACCAGTTCCCGTTCCTGCTGCCCAACGTCGTCTGCGTTGTCGTCCTTCTCTTTGGAATCGTCGTcggttttcttttcctggAGGAGACCCACCCTGAGAAGAAACTTCGGCGGGACTTTGGTCTGCAGCTTGGGCATTGGCTCGTTGGCAAATTCTGGGGCTCGGGCGTGCAGCTGTCAGAGCAAGAGAATATCTCCGACAACAAGGACTACTTTGACGTGCCCCCACCGGAGTACAGCAGCAACGAGTCCACTCCCCGCTTGGGCCCTATCATGTCCAACGATGACGACATCGAGGGACAActcaagaaggaggagacACCCAAGGCTTTCACCAAGCAGGTCGTTTTCAACATCATCGCCTACGGAATTCTTGCATA CCACAGTGTTTCGTTCGACCAATTGATGCCCGTCTTCCTCAGCACACCCAAATCCGACGACGATGTTGCCCTCCCCTTCAAGTTTACTGGCGGCTTGGGTCTCCAGACCAAGACCATCGGTTTCATGCTCGCTGTCCAGGGGGTGTATTCCATGATCGCCCAGCTTTGGCTCTTCCCATTTGTCGTGCGACACTTTGGCACCCTCCGAACGTTCCGCTTCGTCCTCTGCGTCTGGCCTCCTCTCTACCTGGTCGTGCCTTATCTCATCCTTCTCCCCGCAAAGATCCAGATGGCTGCCGCCTACGTTGCATTGATCAGCAAGATCACCTTCCATGTCATGGCCTTCCCCGCAACCGCCATTCTCCTCGCCAACGCCGCTCCCTCTCACAAAGTGCTCGGTTCCATCAACGGCGTGGCTGCCTCCACCGCCAGTCTGAGCCGTGCTTTCGGACCTACAGTCACCGGTTTCCTCCACTCCAAGGGTCTCGAGAGCCACTATTCCGTGCTCGCCTGGTGGGCCTGTGGCATCGTCTGTGTGATCGGTGCCATTCAGAGTTTCTGGATGGAAGAGACCGACCCCAAGGAAAGCAAGCCGCAGCCCGAGGAAAAGGTCGGACACCACGACACCAAGACCCAGTTCCAAAACACGTTCTCTCCCGCTGGCAAGGAAGCTGCCAAGCCGGAGGAGGAACAGAGACTTCTCTCATCTACCCGCACCAGCCTCGATCATGATTTCGATCTTGCCAACATGAACATGAAGCTGGATGTTCCTGAGCGACCATGCCCAGTGGAAGCTTAA